One part of the Vogesella sp. LIG4 genome encodes these proteins:
- a CDS encoding DUF4242 domain-containing protein, translated as MPKYVIEREIPGAGKLTAEELHGISAKSCGVLQELGPSVQWLESYVTDDKIYCVYIAPNEDMVREHARRGGFPANSIAAVRSVIDPTTAE; from the coding sequence ATGCCCAAATACGTGATCGAACGGGAGATACCCGGAGCCGGCAAGCTGACGGCCGAAGAGCTGCACGGTATTTCCGCCAAGTCCTGCGGTGTGCTGCAGGAGCTGGGCCCCAGCGTGCAGTGGCTGGAAAGCTATGTAACGGACGACAAGATCTACTGCGTCTACATTGCGCCGAACGAGGACATGGTGCGCGAGCACGCGCGGCGCGGCGGCTTTCCCGCCAACAGCATCGCCGCGGTGCGCAGCGTCATCGACCCGACCACCGCCGAGTAG
- a CDS encoding DUF5602 domain-containing protein has protein sequence MMLATGLAQADTSYQGPPVRIGKGSAHTVVHVDDSGKAVAVGLVLSAAALQGLPKPTGEHTDFAYQLRMPAKGPKTVVDHVVVNWESTGHPPPKVYDVPHFDFHFYLVSRHEQMQVSFNSEAESGDPAQQPPAELLPAGYVVPPGTAVPQMGVHAINPAAGEFQGQPFTATFIYGYHQQQLTFLEPMASLAFLQSQPDFSAAVPRPASYSKPGSYPASYSVRYQRASKSYEILLSELQ, from the coding sequence ATGATGCTGGCCACGGGCCTGGCCCAGGCCGACACCAGTTACCAGGGCCCGCCGGTGCGCATCGGCAAGGGCAGTGCGCATACCGTGGTGCACGTGGACGACAGCGGCAAGGCCGTTGCCGTTGGCCTGGTGCTCAGCGCGGCGGCCTTGCAGGGGCTGCCTAAGCCGACCGGGGAACACACCGATTTCGCCTACCAGCTGCGCATGCCGGCCAAGGGGCCGAAAACGGTGGTGGACCACGTGGTGGTGAACTGGGAGTCCACCGGCCACCCGCCGCCCAAGGTGTACGACGTGCCTCACTTCGACTTCCACTTCTACCTGGTCAGCCGGCATGAGCAGATGCAGGTGAGCTTCAACAGCGAGGCGGAATCCGGCGACCCGGCGCAACAGCCGCCAGCCGAGCTGCTGCCTGCCGGCTACGTGGTGCCGCCGGGCACCGCGGTGCCACAGATGGGCGTGCATGCCATCAACCCGGCGGCCGGCGAGTTTCAGGGCCAGCCGTTCACCGCCACCTTCATCTACGGCTACCACCAGCAGCAGCTGACCTTCCTCGAACCGATGGCCTCGCTGGCCTTCCTGCAGTCGCAGCCGGATTTCAGCGCCGCGGTGCCGCGCCCGGCCAGCTACAGCAAGCCCGGCAGCTACCCTGCCAGCTATAGCGTGCGCTACCAGCGCGCCAGCAAAAGCTATGAAATCCTGCTGAGCGAGCTGCAGTGA
- a CDS encoding gamma-glutamylcyclotransferase, with amino-acid sequence MRKQHSKGRPLRLTAELVARVERLEPDPGPEPGTSEHSDAEFTAWAQALLDEQPAGELWVFAYGSLIWSPEFAFEESRRAIAHGWHRAFCFRLTRWRGTRELPALMLALDRGGSCSGVAYRLPAGDRAGQVAQLLRREVDAKPATNVPRWLQVRTSAGLVRALAFVAAPYGLAYAGRLPLPQVARVLARAAGHWGSAAQYLFNTVTALEQHGIHDRNLHAIQRMVAAEIAALPARHD; translated from the coding sequence ATGCGCAAGCAGCACAGCAAGGGGAGGCCGCTGCGGCTGACTGCCGAACTGGTCGCCCGGGTCGAGCGGCTGGAGCCGGACCCCGGGCCGGAGCCCGGCACCAGCGAGCATAGCGATGCCGAATTCACCGCCTGGGCGCAGGCGCTGCTGGACGAGCAGCCAGCAGGCGAGCTGTGGGTGTTCGCCTACGGCTCGCTGATCTGGAGCCCGGAGTTCGCGTTTGAGGAAAGCCGGCGCGCCATTGCCCATGGCTGGCACCGCGCCTTCTGCTTCCGGCTCACCCGCTGGCGCGGCACCCGGGAACTGCCGGCGCTGATGCTGGCGCTGGATCGCGGTGGCAGCTGCAGCGGCGTGGCCTACCGGCTGCCCGCCGGCGACCGGGCAGGGCAAGTGGCGCAGCTGCTGCGCCGCGAGGTGGATGCCAAGCCGGCCACCAATGTTCCGCGCTGGTTGCAGGTACGCACCAGCGCAGGGCTGGTGCGTGCGCTGGCCTTCGTGGCGGCGCCGTACGGGCTGGCCTATGCCGGCAGGCTGCCGCTACCCCAGGTGGCCCGCGTGCTGGCGCGCGCAGCCGGCCACTGGGGCTCGGCCGCGCAGTACCTGTTCAATACCGTTACCGCGCTGGAGCAGCACGGCATCCACGACCGGAATCTGCATGCCATCCAGCGCATGGTGGCGGCGGAAATCGCGGCCCTGCCTGCGCGGCACGATTGA